In Arthrobacter sp. CDRTa11, one DNA window encodes the following:
- a CDS encoding ABC transporter ATP-binding protein: MSSETYIEPADSTPSTAERLHIAGLHMAGDAVLSVRDLNVRFNSENGVVHAVRGVDFDLMAGKTLGIVGESGSGKSVTSLAIMGLLPPTAEITGSVRLKGMELLGLSDKAMCAYRGNDIAMVFQDPLSSLTPVYTVGTQITEALDIHNPGMSKQAKEARAVELLAMVGIPSPKDRLKAFPHEFSGGMRQRVMIAIAIANNPRVLIADEPTTALDVTIQAQVLEVLHKAQEETGAAVVMITHDLGVVAGMADDIMVMYAGKPVEAGGVDDIYYNPRMPYTMGLLGAVPRVDVAEKTSLVPIEGIPPNLIHTPTGCSFAPRCPLATEACLDGEPLLAPVAGGPGHRAACIKSDSLGADADVLEIFSAPPVPVSRFDLIPREERSTVLQLKDVRKHFPLTKGALLKRRIGTVKAVDGLSFDIREGECFSIVGESGSGKTTTLLEIMEFHKDQDGEVTIGGISNKEAADAKTKSAMRKELQMVFQDPTGALDPRFTVYEVLAEPLQNAGFSKSAIKKRIMELMNLVGLQPDHVNRFPNQFSGGQRQRVGIARALAVNPKLVVLDEPVSALDVSVQAGVINLLDKLRAELGLSYLMVAHDLSVVRHISNRVAVMYLGKIVEIGEVDRVFDNPRHPYTRALLSAIPVPDPQLERTRERIILQGDLPSPLDAPKGCNFASRCPVFAALPQVKKEKCLSLEPPLESVRHSAAVRALEAGPVPPLDQQFACFFPDGELDEDMLVVHDPGDHRAP, translated from the coding sequence ATGAGCAGCGAGACGTACATCGAACCGGCGGATTCCACCCCGTCCACAGCTGAACGCCTGCACATTGCCGGGCTGCACATGGCGGGTGACGCCGTCCTGTCCGTCCGGGACCTGAACGTCCGCTTCAACTCCGAGAACGGCGTGGTGCACGCCGTCCGTGGCGTTGACTTCGACCTGATGGCCGGCAAAACGCTGGGAATCGTGGGGGAATCCGGGTCCGGAAAATCCGTCACTTCGCTGGCCATCATGGGCCTTCTACCGCCCACGGCAGAGATCACGGGTTCCGTCCGGCTCAAGGGCATGGAACTGCTGGGCCTCAGTGACAAGGCCATGTGCGCCTACCGCGGAAACGACATTGCGATGGTGTTCCAGGACCCGCTGTCCTCCCTGACGCCGGTCTACACGGTGGGCACCCAAATCACGGAAGCACTGGACATTCACAATCCAGGCATGAGCAAACAGGCGAAAGAAGCCCGCGCCGTCGAACTTTTGGCGATGGTGGGCATTCCCAGTCCGAAGGACAGGCTAAAGGCGTTTCCGCACGAGTTCTCCGGCGGAATGCGGCAGCGGGTGATGATTGCGATTGCCATCGCCAACAATCCCCGCGTGCTGATCGCGGATGAGCCGACGACGGCCCTGGACGTCACCATCCAGGCCCAGGTGCTGGAGGTTCTTCATAAGGCCCAGGAGGAAACTGGTGCCGCCGTAGTGATGATCACCCACGACCTCGGGGTGGTGGCCGGCATGGCGGACGACATCATGGTCATGTACGCGGGCAAGCCGGTGGAAGCGGGCGGCGTCGATGACATCTACTACAACCCGCGGATGCCATACACCATGGGCCTGCTCGGGGCCGTGCCCCGGGTTGATGTAGCGGAGAAGACGTCCTTGGTCCCCATCGAGGGCATCCCGCCGAACCTGATCCACACCCCTACCGGATGCTCCTTTGCGCCCCGCTGCCCGCTGGCAACAGAGGCATGCCTGGACGGTGAACCTCTCCTGGCGCCGGTGGCCGGCGGCCCAGGCCACCGGGCTGCCTGCATCAAGTCCGATTCCCTGGGCGCGGATGCGGACGTCCTTGAGATCTTCTCTGCACCGCCGGTGCCCGTATCCCGGTTCGACCTCATTCCCAGGGAAGAACGCTCCACCGTCCTCCAGCTAAAGGACGTGCGGAAGCATTTCCCGCTGACGAAGGGGGCGCTGCTCAAAAGGCGCATCGGCACCGTGAAAGCGGTGGACGGCCTGAGTTTCGATATACGCGAAGGGGAATGTTTCTCCATTGTGGGGGAATCGGGTTCGGGCAAAACCACCACGCTGCTGGAAATTATGGAGTTCCATAAGGACCAGGACGGCGAAGTGACAATTGGCGGCATCAGCAATAAGGAAGCCGCCGACGCCAAAACCAAAAGCGCCATGCGCAAAGAACTCCAGATGGTTTTCCAGGACCCCACCGGCGCCCTGGATCCGCGGTTTACGGTGTACGAGGTCCTGGCGGAGCCGCTCCAGAATGCAGGCTTCTCAAAATCGGCCATCAAAAAACGCATCATGGAGCTGATGAACCTTGTGGGCCTGCAGCCGGACCACGTCAACCGGTTCCCCAACCAATTCTCCGGAGGGCAGCGGCAGCGCGTGGGCATAGCCCGGGCCCTGGCGGTGAACCCGAAACTGGTGGTACTGGACGAGCCCGTGTCCGCCCTCGACGTCTCCGTCCAGGCCGGGGTCATCAACCTGCTGGACAAACTCCGCGCCGAGCTTGGCCTCAGCTACCTGATGGTGGCCCACGACCTTTCCGTGGTCCGCCACATCTCCAACCGGGTGGCTGTTATGTACCTGGGGAAGATCGTGGAGATCGGTGAGGTGGACCGTGTCTTTGACAATCCGCGCCATCCGTACACCCGGGCCCTGCTGTCCGCCATTCCTGTTCCGGACCCGCAGCTCGAGCGCACGCGGGAACGGATCATTCTGCAGGGAGACCTGCCGTCGCCACTGGATGCACCCAAGGGCTGCAACTTCGCCTCCCGGTGCCCGGTGTTTGCCGCGCTGCCCCAGGTCAAGAAGGAAAAATGCCTCAGCCTGGAGCCCCCGCTGGAATCCGTACGCCACTCTGCCGCTGTCCGGGCCCTTGAGGCAGGTCCGGTACCGCCGCTGGACCAGCAGTTCGCCTGCTTCTTCCCGGACGGTGAACTCGACGAGGACATGCTGGTTGTCCACGATCCGGGGGACCACCGTGCGCCCTAG
- a CDS encoding ABC transporter permease gives MTNLNAVDPAAAAEEAHLQNADVMIAKSTIIFRRFMRNKTAVAGLLIFLALTVFSFVGGYLTPWDKETIDPFNIGMPPSADHFLGTSQAGIDLYAMTVEGTRISILIGLIVGLVSVLIAAVYGCTMAYFGGKVDKVMLFVLEALIMMPALLVVAVATSGGGEGLKKSLPSWLLLIIVLLVFSWMGTARLIRSLSMSLMQRDYVKAAQYMGVPPRRIVWRHLVPNIGSLLVLDVTRGVTGAILAEVAFSFIGIGIKVPDVSLGVLIGGATSQVQTFPWMFWVPLTVMFLLTGSLAMMNDGLRDAFDPSSSSIGKARKNSTKKKSA, from the coding sequence ATGACCAACCTCAATGCAGTGGATCCGGCGGCAGCCGCGGAGGAAGCACACCTGCAAAACGCAGATGTGATGATCGCCAAATCCACCATCATCTTCCGCCGGTTCATGCGGAACAAGACGGCTGTTGCGGGCCTCCTCATCTTCCTCGCGCTGACCGTGTTCTCCTTTGTCGGGGGATACCTGACGCCGTGGGACAAGGAGACCATCGATCCCTTCAACATCGGCATGCCGCCCTCAGCTGACCATTTCCTCGGGACGTCGCAGGCGGGCATCGATCTGTATGCCATGACCGTGGAGGGGACCAGGATCTCCATCCTCATTGGCCTGATCGTTGGTCTTGTCTCCGTCCTCATCGCTGCGGTCTACGGCTGCACCATGGCGTATTTCGGCGGCAAGGTGGACAAGGTGATGCTCTTTGTCCTCGAAGCGCTCATCATGATGCCTGCCCTGCTGGTGGTTGCAGTGGCCACCAGCGGCGGTGGGGAGGGCCTGAAAAAGAGCCTCCCCAGCTGGCTGCTCCTCATCATCGTGCTCCTCGTCTTCAGCTGGATGGGCACCGCCAGGCTGATCCGTTCCCTCTCGATGTCCCTGATGCAGCGTGACTACGTCAAGGCCGCCCAGTACATGGGTGTGCCGCCGCGGCGGATCGTCTGGCGGCACCTCGTTCCCAACATCGGTTCCCTCCTGGTCCTGGACGTCACCCGAGGAGTCACCGGCGCCATCCTTGCCGAAGTTGCTTTCTCCTTTATCGGCATCGGGATAAAGGTGCCGGATGTGAGCCTGGGGGTCCTGATCGGCGGCGCTACGTCCCAGGTCCAAACCTTTCCCTGGATGTTTTGGGTTCCGCTGACAGTGATGTTCCTCCTGACCGGATCGCTGGCCATGATGAACGATGGCCTGCGGGACGCCTTTGATCCCAGCTCCAGTTCCATTGGCAAAGCCAGGAAGAACAGCACAAAGAAGAAGAGCGCATGA
- a CDS encoding ABC transporter permease, whose product MLRYLAKRGITYLLMIFLTTSAGYFLAVTSLKPALLEQERIPRPTPEQVANSMRLKGLDPGLSPWERYVDWLTGIVTRWDWGRSPNGAFINAEFGDRVWISTRLFLASIVLTLVIGVALGVYSAARQYKFQDRVITSYSYLAYIVPAPIAYFLVQLGAININETVGERIFFVTGISTPGMEPGWAQFIDMLAHYAVPTIAITLVGWGSYQIAQRQYLLDNVNADFVRTARAKGLTRNQAITRHALRVSFIPVAQSIAFTIPAIFAGGFFAEKIFAWPGVGSWSIDAISLQDVNAATATLAYGSVIFALGAILADFATTLVDPRVRVQ is encoded by the coding sequence ATGCTCAGATACCTTGCCAAGCGTGGCATCACGTATCTTCTGATGATCTTTCTGACCACCTCGGCCGGTTACTTCCTGGCAGTTACCTCACTCAAGCCGGCCCTGCTGGAGCAGGAGCGCATACCGCGCCCAACCCCTGAGCAGGTTGCCAACTCCATGCGCCTCAAGGGCCTGGATCCCGGTCTCAGTCCCTGGGAACGCTATGTGGACTGGCTAACGGGCATCGTGACCCGCTGGGACTGGGGCCGCAGCCCCAACGGTGCCTTTATCAACGCTGAGTTCGGCGACAGGGTGTGGATTTCCACCCGGCTGTTCCTGGCATCCATAGTCCTGACACTGGTCATTGGAGTTGCCCTCGGAGTGTACTCGGCGGCGCGCCAGTACAAATTCCAGGACAGGGTCATCACCTCCTACAGCTATCTCGCGTATATCGTTCCGGCACCCATCGCGTACTTCCTGGTGCAACTGGGGGCCATCAACATCAACGAGACGGTGGGCGAACGGATCTTTTTTGTCACCGGCATCTCCACCCCCGGTATGGAGCCCGGCTGGGCGCAGTTCATTGACATGCTGGCCCATTATGCGGTCCCCACCATCGCCATCACCCTGGTGGGCTGGGGTTCCTACCAGATCGCCCAGCGGCAGTATCTGCTGGACAACGTCAACGCAGACTTTGTCCGTACCGCCCGCGCCAAGGGGCTCACCCGCAACCAGGCCATTACGCGGCACGCCCTGAGGGTGTCATTCATCCCCGTGGCCCAGAGCATCGCCTTCACCATTCCGGCCATCTTCGCCGGCGGCTTCTTCGCCGAGAAAATCTTCGCCTGGCCCGGGGTCGGCTCCTGGAGCATCGATGCCATCTCGCTGCAGGACGTCAACGCGGCAACGGCCACATTGGCCTACGGCTCTGTGATCTTCGCCCTCGGCGCCATCCTGGCTGACTTCGCCACCACGCTTGTTGACCCGAGAGTGAGGGTTCAGTAG
- a CDS encoding TetR/AcrR family transcriptional regulator: protein MSFIPLRPGSLAGTHERSDAARNRERLLGAARELIEECGPDGLTMDGLAERAGVGKGTVFRRFGSRAGLMITLLSDAEADFQARFMFGPPPLGPGAPGMERLIAFGVERISFVLQYGELARAADKSVHNRFDVPAVGLWHRHIEHLLREEGVEADPWLLAMSLSASLDPEWVLHAVHVHGVTTERLANSWRELVTRVVRGA from the coding sequence GTGAGCTTCATCCCATTGCGGCCCGGGTCCCTGGCCGGCACCCACGAACGCAGTGATGCCGCGCGGAACCGCGAACGCCTGCTGGGGGCAGCCCGGGAGCTGATTGAGGAGTGCGGCCCTGACGGGCTCACCATGGACGGACTCGCCGAACGGGCAGGTGTGGGCAAGGGGACGGTCTTCCGCCGGTTCGGCAGCCGGGCCGGACTCATGATCACCCTCCTGAGTGACGCCGAGGCGGATTTCCAGGCCCGCTTTATGTTTGGCCCGCCGCCCCTGGGCCCCGGCGCGCCGGGGATGGAGCGGCTCATTGCGTTCGGCGTCGAACGGATATCGTTTGTCCTGCAATACGGCGAGCTGGCGCGCGCGGCCGATAAGTCAGTCCACAACCGCTTTGACGTGCCGGCGGTCGGGCTGTGGCACCGCCACATCGAGCACCTGTTGCGCGAGGAAGGCGTGGAAGCGGACCCGTGGCTGCTGGCTATGTCCCTCAGCGCAAGCCTGGATCCGGAATGGGTGCTGCATGCGGTCCATGTCCACGGCGTCACCACTGAGCGGCTCGCGAATTCATGGCGGGAACTTGTCACACGGGTTGTGCGCGGGGCGTAG
- a CDS encoding NAD(P)H-dependent oxidoreductase, with the protein MSKSTVLTLVGSLRAESTNHKLAEAIQLNAPEHVDVIIHESLGNIPFYNEDIDIEGQVPAAAAALRAAANEADTLLLVTPEHNGTVPASLKNAIDWLSRPYGAGALTGKPTAVVGTAFGQFGGVWAQDEARKAVGIAGANVLEDAKLAVPGSMVRFAELHPKDDAEVIEQIKGVFDALAAAQPVA; encoded by the coding sequence ATGAGCAAGAGCACCGTCCTTACCCTCGTCGGCAGCCTTCGTGCCGAGTCCACCAACCACAAGCTTGCCGAGGCGATCCAGCTGAACGCCCCGGAGCACGTGGACGTGATCATCCACGAAAGCCTCGGCAACATCCCGTTCTACAACGAGGACATCGACATCGAGGGTCAGGTGCCTGCCGCAGCCGCCGCTCTCCGCGCCGCCGCCAACGAAGCCGACACCCTGCTGCTGGTTACGCCCGAGCACAACGGCACCGTGCCCGCTTCCCTGAAGAACGCCATCGACTGGCTGTCCCGCCCGTACGGTGCAGGCGCCCTCACCGGAAAGCCCACCGCCGTCGTCGGTACCGCGTTTGGCCAGTTCGGTGGAGTCTGGGCACAGGATGAGGCACGCAAGGCAGTGGGCATCGCAGGCGCCAACGTGCTCGAGGACGCCAAGCTGGCCGTTCCGGGCTCCATGGTCCGTTTCGCTGAACTGCACCCGAAGGACGACGCCGAGGTTATCGAGCAGATCAAGGGTGTCTTCGACGCCCTCGCCGCTGCCCAGCCTGTCGCCTAA
- a CDS encoding isocitrate lyase/PEP mutase family protein translates to MTPASHSPASAAAFHTLHDAGGEPLVLVNVWDAASARLVEEAGAKALATSSSAISWSLGFPDGNRLPRGLAMEALKRIVSATSLPVTADVETGYAGSDGHYEDPLLRETILAVLDAGAVGINFEDSGDQPLTSVAEQCRRLKVVRETADGAGVDLFINARIDTYLSGNFPEHAFAETLLRAGAYLDAGANGIFVPGVTDLHVLHELSRRVPAPLNALAGIGAPSVGELHDAGVRRISIGGNTAKAAYATVSKVALEVLGDGNWSELAGARSHASMDALFGG, encoded by the coding sequence ATGACTCCCGCCTCGCACTCCCCGGCCAGCGCCGCCGCGTTCCATACCCTCCATGACGCGGGAGGCGAGCCCCTGGTCCTGGTCAATGTCTGGGATGCGGCTTCTGCCCGGCTGGTTGAGGAGGCCGGAGCCAAGGCACTGGCCACGTCCAGCTCTGCCATTTCCTGGAGCCTGGGATTCCCGGACGGCAACAGGCTGCCCCGGGGGCTCGCCATGGAAGCGCTGAAGCGGATCGTCTCGGCCACCAGTCTTCCGGTGACCGCCGATGTGGAAACCGGCTATGCCGGCAGCGATGGCCACTATGAGGATCCTCTCCTTCGGGAAACCATCCTCGCAGTTCTCGACGCCGGCGCCGTGGGCATCAACTTTGAGGACTCCGGGGACCAGCCGCTCACCAGTGTGGCCGAACAGTGCCGACGGCTGAAGGTAGTACGGGAAACCGCCGACGGAGCCGGGGTTGACCTTTTCATCAATGCCCGCATTGATACCTACCTGTCAGGCAATTTTCCCGAGCACGCTTTTGCCGAGACCCTGTTGCGTGCAGGCGCCTACCTTGACGCCGGGGCCAACGGCATCTTTGTGCCCGGGGTGACGGACCTGCACGTCCTGCACGAACTCTCACGCCGTGTTCCCGCCCCGCTCAACGCCCTCGCCGGGATAGGGGCGCCGTCGGTAGGTGAATTGCACGACGCCGGCGTGCGGCGCATCAGCATTGGCGGCAACACTGCCAAGGCGGCGTATGCAACGGTCTCAAAGGTGGCCCTTGAGGTGCTGGGCGATGGCAACTGGTCCGAACTGGCGGGTGCCCGCAGCCACGCCTCGATGGACGCCCTCTTTGGCGGTTGA
- a CDS encoding PLP-dependent aminotransferase family protein, whose amino-acid sequence MTNETLDDAAGLLPAEAIDAIERAATSAHRHENLFSERAANIKQSAVRDVFDISMRPGLVSLAGGSPYLQSLPLERLAATAGSIIAENGLTALQYGSGQGTEELRAQICEVMAAEGILDALPQNVVITAGSQSAQDIATKVFCNPGDVVLVENPTYVGALNTFEAYQVQVETVEMDGSGMVPDLLEARIAALQTAGKNIKFLYTIPSFNNPSGITLAPERRQEIVDICRRANILVLEDNPYGLLRFDGEPLEPLRAANPSDVIYMGSFSKIFAPGLRIGWALVPEHLQRRYYLAAESVTLCPPTFNQMLVSAYLRDYDWKGQIETYRGLYAQRCQAMLAALEEYMPPGLSWTTPEGGFFVWVTLPEGVDTYPLLKKAIDAGVVFIPGAAFTPSVESSNKLRLAFSAVPPDAIVEGVRRLAPVLREAIAAL is encoded by the coding sequence GTGACCAACGAGACACTGGATGACGCAGCAGGGCTGCTGCCAGCAGAAGCCATTGACGCAATCGAACGTGCGGCCACGTCCGCCCACCGCCACGAGAACCTGTTTTCGGAGCGCGCAGCCAACATCAAGCAATCCGCCGTCCGGGACGTTTTTGACATCTCGATGCGCCCGGGGCTGGTCTCCCTGGCAGGAGGCAGCCCGTACCTCCAGTCGCTGCCGCTTGAACGTCTGGCCGCCACGGCAGGGAGCATCATCGCCGAGAACGGCCTCACTGCGCTCCAGTACGGCAGCGGCCAAGGCACCGAGGAACTGCGGGCCCAAATCTGCGAGGTGATGGCCGCCGAAGGGATCCTGGACGCGCTTCCGCAGAACGTGGTGATCACGGCCGGGTCGCAGTCCGCCCAGGACATTGCCACCAAAGTCTTCTGCAATCCCGGAGACGTGGTGCTCGTGGAGAACCCCACCTATGTGGGGGCGCTCAATACCTTTGAGGCCTATCAGGTCCAGGTGGAAACCGTGGAAATGGACGGGTCCGGGATGGTGCCTGACCTGCTGGAGGCCAGGATCGCCGCCCTCCAGACCGCCGGGAAGAACATCAAGTTCCTTTACACGATTCCCAGCTTCAACAACCCGTCCGGAATTACCCTGGCTCCTGAGCGGCGCCAGGAGATCGTGGATATATGCCGCCGGGCGAATATCTTGGTGCTGGAGGACAACCCGTACGGCTTGCTCCGGTTTGACGGAGAGCCGCTGGAACCTCTCCGGGCCGCCAACCCCAGTGATGTGATCTACATGGGCTCGTTCTCGAAGATTTTCGCCCCGGGCCTGCGCATCGGATGGGCGCTGGTTCCCGAGCACCTCCAGCGGCGCTACTACCTTGCAGCGGAATCTGTCACCCTGTGCCCGCCCACCTTCAACCAGATGCTGGTGTCCGCCTATCTGCGGGACTATGACTGGAAGGGGCAGATTGAAACCTATCGAGGTTTGTATGCCCAGAGGTGCCAGGCAATGCTGGCCGCCCTGGAGGAGTACATGCCACCCGGCCTCAGCTGGACCACCCCCGAGGGCGGCTTCTTTGTGTGGGTGACCCTGCCTGAGGGCGTGGACACCTATCCCCTGCTGAAGAAGGCGATAGATGCCGGCGTTGTGTTCATCCCCGGCGCCGCCTTCACGCCATCAGTGGAATCATCCAATAAGCTGCGGCTCGCCTTCAGCGCCGTGCCGCCTGACGCCATCGTCGAAGGCGTGAGACGTTTGGCTCCCGTGCTGCGCGAAGCCATCGCGGCGCTGTAG
- a CDS encoding universal stress protein: protein MSGIIVVGVDGSGTARKAAEAARDLAAAMGASLHVVSAFDSDRTEVFGSGSDQWIVSDADSAETVARGVAESLGQDIKVSYSAARGKPADALIKEADRLDARMIVVGNRRMRGIGRVLGSVANSVAHNAPCDVYIANTYDAD from the coding sequence ATGAGCGGAATTATTGTTGTGGGCGTCGACGGCAGCGGAACAGCCCGGAAGGCCGCCGAGGCGGCGCGCGACCTCGCTGCGGCGATGGGTGCATCGCTGCACGTGGTGTCTGCCTTTGACAGCGACCGCACCGAGGTCTTTGGCTCCGGCAGCGACCAGTGGATTGTGTCCGATGCCGACAGCGCCGAGACCGTGGCCCGCGGGGTTGCCGAATCCCTGGGGCAGGACATCAAGGTGAGCTACTCAGCAGCCCGAGGCAAGCCGGCCGATGCGCTGATCAAGGAAGCGGACCGCCTGGACGCACGCATGATCGTGGTGGGCAACCGGAGGATGCGTGGAATTGGCCGCGTACTGGGCAGCGTGGCAAACAGCGTGGCCCACAACGCCCCCTGTGACGTCTACATCGCCAACACCTACGACGCCGACTAA
- a CDS encoding dihydrolipoamide acetyltransferase family protein, with product MTLNKFNLPDVGEGLTEAEIVSWKVKPGDTVAINDVLCEIETAKSLVELPSPFAGTVTELLVPEGVTIDVGTAIISVSDAVSGDPTPADVPAPATPVQPLYGKLPEPDGGTAESALADNALAGGPLVGSGPKADAVKRRPRKASPTANTAAANTAASVSAAAEPAPVPAGSAAATATVNTAANAAAQMTAAPELDEPLDNRPTLGGTITGLVNRVLAKPPVRKIARDLGIDLADVVATGSRGEVTREDLVSYQAQRDAELDLAEGFWGKAGKPQDQRIEVIPVKGVRKATAKAMVESAFAAPHVSIFVDVDASRTMEFVKRLKASRDFEGIKVSPLLILAKAVIWAAARNPSVNATWVDNADNAEIHVKHYMNLGIAAATPRGLMVPNIKDAQDLSLKELALALNNLATTARAGKTQPAEMQGGTLTITNIGALGIDTGTPIINPGEVAIVAFGTIKQKPWVLDGEVIPRWITTLGGSFDHRVVDGDLSARFMADVAAILEEPALLLD from the coding sequence ATGACTCTCAACAAATTCAACCTGCCTGACGTGGGCGAAGGTCTGACCGAGGCTGAAATCGTCTCCTGGAAAGTCAAACCCGGTGACACCGTTGCCATCAATGACGTCCTGTGCGAAATCGAAACCGCTAAATCATTGGTGGAGCTGCCTTCGCCCTTTGCCGGGACGGTAACAGAGCTGCTTGTCCCCGAGGGGGTGACCATCGACGTCGGCACAGCCATTATCAGCGTCTCCGACGCCGTTTCCGGTGATCCGACGCCGGCGGATGTCCCCGCCCCCGCAACGCCGGTCCAGCCGTTGTACGGCAAGCTTCCCGAGCCCGACGGCGGCACGGCGGAGAGTGCCCTGGCGGACAACGCTTTGGCCGGCGGCCCGCTGGTGGGTTCCGGGCCCAAGGCCGACGCCGTCAAACGGCGTCCGCGCAAGGCCTCGCCTACCGCCAACACCGCAGCCGCCAACACCGCAGCATCTGTTTCAGCAGCGGCTGAGCCGGCTCCTGTCCCCGCAGGGTCGGCGGCAGCCACTGCCACAGTCAACACGGCAGCCAACGCGGCAGCGCAAATGACGGCTGCCCCTGAACTGGACGAGCCGCTGGACAACCGCCCCACACTCGGCGGGACCATCACGGGCCTGGTCAACCGGGTGCTGGCGAAGCCGCCGGTGCGGAAAATCGCCCGGGACCTGGGCATTGACCTGGCCGATGTTGTGGCGACGGGCTCCCGGGGTGAAGTCACCCGGGAAGACCTGGTCAGCTACCAGGCCCAGCGCGACGCGGAACTGGACCTGGCCGAAGGATTCTGGGGCAAGGCCGGAAAGCCGCAGGACCAGCGGATCGAAGTCATTCCCGTCAAGGGTGTCCGTAAGGCAACGGCCAAGGCGATGGTGGAGTCTGCCTTCGCGGCACCGCATGTCAGCATCTTCGTGGATGTGGACGCCAGCCGCACCATGGAGTTCGTCAAGCGGCTCAAGGCCTCGCGTGACTTCGAGGGCATCAAAGTCTCCCCGCTGCTGATCCTGGCCAAGGCCGTCATCTGGGCCGCCGCCCGGAACCCCAGCGTCAATGCGACGTGGGTGGACAACGCCGACAACGCCGAGATCCATGTCAAGCACTATATGAACCTGGGTATCGCGGCCGCCACCCCGCGCGGGCTGATGGTGCCGAACATCAAGGACGCGCAGGACCTCTCGCTGAAGGAGCTGGCGCTGGCTCTGAACAACCTCGCCACCACCGCCAGGGCCGGCAAGACCCAGCCGGCGGAAATGCAGGGCGGGACCCTCACCATCACCAATATCGGTGCCCTGGGGATCGATACCGGGACCCCCATCATCAACCCGGGCGAAGTGGCCATCGTTGCTTTTGGAACCATCAAGCAGAAGCCCTGGGTGCTGGATGGCGAAGTCATCCCCCGCTGGATCACTACGCTGGGCGGCTCATTCGACCACCGGGTGGTGGACGGCGATCTGTCCGCCCGCTTTATGGCTGACGTAGCGGCGATCCTGGAGGAGCCGGCGCTCCTGCTGGACTAG
- a CDS encoding alpha-ketoacid dehydrogenase subunit beta encodes MTTMTIAKAINEGLRAALANNPKSLLMGEDIGPLGGVYRVTDGLIAEFGPDRVVDTPLAESGIIGTAIGLALRGYSPVCEIQFDGFVFPGFNQITTQLAKMHARSNGNLTVPVVIRIPYGGGIGSVEHHSESPEALFAHTAGLRIITPSNPHDAYWMIQQAVDCQDPIIIFEPKRRYWLKGEVDVQEAGTAADPFKAHVLREGTDATIVAYGPLVPVALAAANAAAEDGRNVEVIDLRSLSPIDFDTVTESVTKTGRLIVAHEAPTFGGLGGEIAARISERAFLSLEAPVIRVGGFHMPYPVAKVEEDYLPDIDRILEALDRAMAY; translated from the coding sequence ATGACCACCATGACTATTGCCAAGGCAATCAACGAAGGCCTCCGCGCAGCCCTGGCCAATAATCCGAAATCCCTGCTCATGGGCGAGGACATCGGGCCACTCGGCGGCGTCTACCGCGTTACCGATGGTTTGATCGCTGAGTTTGGCCCCGACAGGGTGGTGGACACACCACTCGCGGAGTCCGGCATCATCGGCACTGCGATCGGGCTGGCACTGCGGGGCTACAGCCCAGTCTGTGAAATCCAGTTTGACGGCTTTGTGTTCCCGGGCTTCAACCAAATCACCACGCAGCTGGCCAAAATGCATGCCCGCAGCAACGGAAACCTCACCGTCCCGGTGGTCATTCGGATCCCTTACGGCGGCGGCATCGGTTCCGTTGAGCACCATTCGGAATCACCTGAGGCGCTCTTCGCCCACACCGCTGGCCTGCGTATCATCACACCGTCCAATCCGCACGACGCCTACTGGATGATCCAGCAGGCTGTCGATTGCCAGGACCCCATCATCATCTTCGAACCCAAGCGCCGCTACTGGCTCAAGGGAGAGGTTGATGTCCAGGAGGCGGGTACGGCTGCTGACCCATTCAAGGCGCACGTTCTCCGCGAGGGCACGGATGCCACCATCGTGGCGTATGGCCCCCTGGTTCCGGTGGCCCTCGCCGCCGCAAACGCCGCGGCCGAGGACGGACGCAATGTGGAAGTGATCGACCTCAGGTCCCTCTCGCCCATCGATTTCGATACCGTCACCGAGTCCGTCACCAAGACCGGACGGCTGATTGTTGCCCACGAGGCACCAACCTTTGGCGGCCTGGGCGGGGAGATCGCCGCCCGAATCAGCGAGCGGGCCTTCCTGTCGCTTGAGGCCCCCGTCATCCGGGTGGGCGGTTTCCACATGCCCTATCCCGTGGCGAAGGTCGAAGAAGACTACCTTCCGGACATCGACCGGATCCTCGAGGCGCTGGACCGCGCCATGGCGTACTAG